In Mustelus asterias chromosome 16, sMusAst1.hap1.1, whole genome shotgun sequence, one DNA window encodes the following:
- the LOC144505177 gene encoding uncharacterized protein KIAA0232-like, translating into MMHGIFGLEKTKSIQATTHSSSISSDSSEAENDFYENPEEIKTSKVPQTQCKRWVAERNQTPKESQVRASLCSSDRPSLRKSTGKGGGLNKQRNNKRWKRSTKVGSRKNADLNTATDMKFKDNGQEFKEEPQWYTEPLSDNVISNNLKSKLETAYKSSLPSFDTDLLEKLPASIRDLCIDDTCPTDYLWTGAFVDGHFVDIPALLDKEEFSEILDCSKTNSDSLDNLQKSVNLICEGDVNQSMADSGAFDLKQDSRILNLIGSKDEDLTQFEGEYSVALEGVPLNIWEDGPTAGGVETLSSPAGKSYTNRLGSDQVKHWLSSTSDLSLIGKTGAQPLCKDLSDKDVGWQDHSDTSEKDSYFSVIKDQNDIVFSGETTNWENNSQGENVSLEPSQSSVSVATKGEDSGENKSSFSNMFREDCNSWSSLCKSGKLNNIDTVTYPIELSVNVATDIPTACSEDDLLSLLPGSEYLQLDESFLIEFPVMASKEKLEITKHGIQTDEIKAGKWNPIFGICQESLSEKKDDLNSRVIEEIWKATPEEDKTTFSEDGIAKCQGCSIRSEVSMKQVAPAKLQKSENNFWEDQLGKSQILDSVDVDVTKQGTEWKIGSEQTGDSVIKCIEHLMTQSNKKEHELSSSKNTLLKTASTHSTSESSDFTVYPKSLIKASLRQNVHVGGIEEQNVIDDDISIDLPEDLWGNLTDYLNDSTEPRECSYLPFELSFPIPQMNTVTSPLDSNTGELNQQSRTIPKLSSNLIIPHSDKLLSSIHHECMTLSAQSNIYPTTGQLFTKEVVLTRLEDIPVQKTECNFCSNQQSLSEMTSGSSDSTLGTEKFECHKVPNINLKQDMPTHQESQQTADCKFCVSSTRKKEEDDQQPLGKDEANKNEDEDELHKESCPFCHRHPEVLLPKAESPKNCPGETYCVLLDNCLSSTNTDSLCCRNSTIRVTSIDANSTAHEEQQILTKPNETDIGPEDPRTEQNTCKSVKDCKT; encoded by the exons ATGATGCACGGTATCTTTGGTTTGGAGAAAACAAAATCAATCCAGGCAACAACCCATTCAAGTTCTATTTCCTCTGACTCCAGCGAAGCTGAAAATGACTTTTATGAAAATCCTGAGGAAATTAAAACTTCTAAAGTTCCACAAACCCAGTGCAAGAGATGGGTGGCAGAGAGAAACCAAACACCAAAGGAGAGTCAAGTTAGGGCATCTCTGTGCTCTTCTGACAGACCCTCATTAAGAAAAAGTACTGGCAAAGGTGGTGGGTTGAACAAGCAACGAAATAATAAAAGATGGAAGAGGTCTACAAAAGTTGGAAGTAGAAAAAATGCAGATTTGAACACAGCAACAGATATGAAGTTTAAAGATAATGGACAGGAGTTCAAAGAAGAACCTCAGTGGTATACTGAGCCACTTTCAGACAATGTAATCTCTAATAATTTAAAAAGTAAATTAGAAACTGCTTACAAGAGCAGCTTACCTTCATTTGATACAGACCTATTAGAAAAATTGCCAGCATCCATTAGGGATCTGTGCATTGATGACACTTGTCCTACAGATTACCTCTGGACAGGTGCATTTGTTGATGGTCATTTTGTTGATATTCCAGCATTGCTTGATAAAGAAGAGTTCAGTGAGATTTTAGATTGTTCTAAAACAAATTCGGATTCACTGGATAATCTTCAGAAATCAGTAAACCTtatttgtgaaggagatgttaatCAATCTATGGCGGATTCTGGAGCTTTTGATTTGAAACAAGACAGCAGAATCCTTAACCTTATTGGAAGCAAAGATGAAGATCTAACTCAATTTGAAGGGGAATACAGCGTAGCATTAGAAGGAGTACCTTTGAATATATGGGAGGATGGCCCAACAGCAGGTGGAGTGGAAACCTTAAGTTCTCCGGCGGGTAAATCCTACACAAATCGACTCGGCTCTGATCAAGTTAAACATTGGTTGTCATCCACTTCTGATTTGTCTTTAATTGGCAAGACAGGAGCACAACCACTTTGCAAGGATTTGTCGGATAAAGATGTCGGTTGGCAAGATCATTCAGACACCAGTGAAAAAGATTCCTATTTTTCGGTTATTAAAGATCAGAATGATATTGTATTTTCTGGCGAAACAACTAATTGGGAAAATAATTCACAAGGTGAGAATGTTTCATTAGAACCATCTCAATCTTCTGTGTCAGTTGCTACCAAAGGTGAAGACTCTGGTGAAAATAAATCCAGCTTTTCAAATATGTTTAGAGAAGACTGTAATTCCTGGTCTTCGTTATGTAAATCTGGTAAATTAAACAATATCGACACAGTAACCTATCCAATTGAGCTGAGTGTAAATGTGGCTACAGACATCCCAACTGCTTGCTCAGAAGATGACCTACTTAGTTTGCTTCCTGGCAGCGAGTACCTACAGTTGGATGAAAGCTTTTTAATTGAATTTCCGGTCATGGCTTCAAAAGAAAAATTAGAGATAACAAAACATGGTATTCAAACAGATGAGATcaaagcaggaaaatggaatcCAATTTTTGGAATTTGTCAAGAGAGCCTTTCTGAAAAGAAGGATGACTTAAACTCCAGAGTAATTGAAGAGATATGGAAAGCCACGCCAGAAGAGGATAAAACAACATTTTCAGAAGATGGAATTGCCAAATGTCAAGGCTGTTCTATAAGATCAGAGGTATCTATGAAACAAGTGGCTCCTGCAAAACTTCAGAAGTCAGAAAATAATTTCTGGGAGGACCAACTGGGAAAATCTCAAATTTTGGATTCAGTAGACGTTGATGTGACAAAGCAGGGTACCGAGTGGAAAATCGGTTCTGAACAGACAGGTGATTCTGTTATAAAATGCATTGAACACTTAATGACTCAAAGTAACAAGAAAGAGCATGAATTGTCATCTTCGAAAAACACCCTTCTGAAAACTGCATCCACTCATAGTACATCAGAGTCCAGTGACTTTACTGTTTATCCAAAGTCTTTGATAAAGGCTAGTTTGCGACAAAATGTACACGTAGGAGGCATAGAGGAGCAAAATGTAATTGATGACGACATTTCTATAGACCTACCTGAAGATTTGTGGGGAAATTTAACTGATTATCTAAATGACTCCACAGAGCCAAGGGAGTGCTCCTATCTCCCCTTTGAACTCAGTTTTCCTATTCCACAAATGAATACTGTGACCAGTCCATTAGATTCTAACACTGGTGAATTAAACCAACAGTCCAGGACTATACCAAAACTCAGTTCAAATTTAATAATTCCCCACAGTGACAAATTACTGAGTTCAATACATCACGAATGTATGACATTGTCAGCGCAGTCCAATATTTATCCTACCACTGGACAATTATTTACAAAAGAAGTGGTTCTTACAAGATTGGAGGACATTCCTGTGCAAAAAACAGAATGTAATTTCTGCAGTAATCAACAGAGTCTATCTGAAATGACGTCTGGAAGTTCAGATTCTACATTAGGCACAGAGAAATTTGAGTGCCACAAAGTTCCCAACATCAACCTGAAGCAAGACATGCCGACTCATCAAGAGTCTCAGCAAACTGCAGATTGCAAGTTTTGTGTTTCCAGTACAAGAAAGAAAGAGGAAGATGACCAACAGCCATTAGGAAAAGATGAAGCAAACAAGAATGAAGATGAGGATGAATTACATAAGGAAAGTTGTCCTTTCTGTCACAGACATCCAGAG GTTCTCCTACCCAAAGCAGAAAGTCCCAAGAATTGTCCCGGAGAGACGTATTGCGTGCTCCTTGACAACTGCCTTTCTTCAACAAATACAG ATTCCTTATGCTGCAGAAATTCCACTATTCGGGTAACATCCATAGATGCTAATTCAACTGCACATGAAGAACAACAAATT CTTACAAAGCCTAACGAAACAGATATTGGGCCAGAGGACCCGAGAACAGAGCAAAATACATGCAAAAGTGTGAAGGATTGTAAAACATAG